The genomic interval CGGCGGGAGTGCATCTCCTGCGGGGAGCGATTCACTACCTATGAATATGTCGAAATTGAAGGTCTCACTGTGCGCAAATCGGACGATCGCCGAGAACCTTTCGACCGTCAGAAGCTGAAAACGGGACTCGAACTGGCTACCAATAAGAGACCAATATCGCAGAAACAGATCGAGAATATTGTAATCGACATCGAGAAGGAGCTCTTTAACCTCGCCAAGCAGGAAGTCTCATCAGAAGTCATAGGTGCCATGATTATGGAACGGTTAAAGGAAATCGACGAAGTCGCGTACGTGCGATTCGCATCTGTGTATCGCAAGTTCAAAGACACCGAGGAGTTCTATACGGAAGTGCGCAAGCTTCTCGACAAAGAGGAATAAGGTGGCTGAGAGCGCTCGACATGAAATGCCTTTCCTCGACCACCTCGAGGAGCTGAGACGACGACTAATAAAATGTGGCGTCTCCTGCGCAGCGGGATCCATTGTAAGCTGGTTCTTCATTGATGGCGTAATTGACGTACTCGCAAAGCTGGTCGGGCAGGTATATTTCATGGCGCCCACAGAGGCCTTCATGATAAGGTTGAAACTCTCGATTATCATGGGCATAATGCTCAGCGTGCCGGTGATTTCATATCAACTCTGGAAGTTCATTGCACCCGGGCTCTACATGAGGGAGCGCAGGCTTGTCATTCCGGTCGTCGCGGCGAGTACTTTCTTTTTCGCAGCAGGCGCGTCATTCTGCTACTTCATCGTGCTTCCGGCGTCTCTGAAGTTTCTTATGGGGTACGGCACCGAGAACATGACGCCTCTGATATCGGTTGGGAGTCTGCTCTCATTCTGCGCATACTTGATTCTTGCATTCGGAATCGTATTCGAGCTGCCGGTTGTATCCTTCTTCTTGGGTAGAATCGGCATCGTCTCATATACGACGCTCAAGAAGGGGAGAAGATACGCGGTAGTCCTCTCGCTCGTCCTGGGTGCAGCCTTGACACCGCCGGACCTGTTCAGTCAGGTGATGCTGGCCGGTCCTTTGTTGATATTGTA from Candidatus Zixiibacteriota bacterium carries:
- the nrdR gene encoding transcriptional regulator NrdR; translated protein: MKCPHCGGEEDKVVDSRSVQEGRAIRRRRECISCGERFTTYEYVEIEGLTVRKSDDRREPFDRQKLKTGLELATNKRPISQKQIENIVIDIEKELFNLAKQEVSSEVIGAMIMERLKEIDEVAYVRFASVYRKFKDTEEFYTEVRKLLDKEE
- the tatC gene encoding twin-arginine translocase subunit TatC, encoding MAESARHEMPFLDHLEELRRRLIKCGVSCAAGSIVSWFFIDGVIDVLAKLVGQVYFMAPTEAFMIRLKLSIIMGIMLSVPVISYQLWKFIAPGLYMRERRLVIPVVAASTFFFAAGASFCYFIVLPASLKFLMGYGTENMTPLISVGSLLSFCAYLILAFGIVFELPVVSFFLGRIGIVSYTTLKKGRRYAVVLSLVLGAALTPPDLFSQVMLAGPLLILYELSIWLVRLTGKQRCDDSAFDEDEREIGKAG